CAGCCGCAGCGACTGCTGGGAGGCCTCGTCGAGGGACTTCAGCAGCTCGGCGTCGGCCTCCTCCCGCACGATGGTGCGCTGGTCGGCGGGCACCTGGGTGTTGATCCAGGCCTCGGCCTTGTCGTACCGGGGCCGGGCCTCGTCCAGCGCCGAGAGCGGGTTGTCGGGGTCCAGCTCGCTGAGGATGCGCAGCGCCTGGTCCTCGTGGCCGGCGGTGATGTCGGCGACCGAGGCGAGCGTCCGGTACGGCAGCACGCGCGCCGTCTTCGGCAGCTCGCCGCCGGCCGTCCGCACCGCACGGGAGTGCGCGGCGATGTCGGCCGGCAGGGCGGTGCCGTCGGCGACCTTGGCGTCCAGCTTGTCCCACTCGTCGTAGAGCCGCTGGATCTCCTGGTCGAAGGCGATCTTGAAGGACTGGTTGGGCCTGCGGCGGGCGTAGAGCCAGCGCAGGAGCTGCGGCTCCATGATCTTCAGCGCGTCACCCGGGGTGGGCACCCCGCCCTTGGACGACGACATCTTCGCCATCCCGGAGATGCCGACGAAGGCGTACATCGGCCCGATGGGCTGCTGTCCGCCGAAGATCCCGACGATCTGCCCGCCGACCTGGAAGGAGGACCCGGGCGAGGAGTGGTCGACGCCGCTGGGCTCGAACACGACGCCCTCGTACGCCCACCGCATCGGCCAGTCGACCTTCCAGACCAGCTTGCCGCGGTTGAACTCGTTCAGCCGGACGGTCTCGGAGAAACCGCAGGCGTTGCAGGTGTACGACAGCTCGGTCGTGGCGTCGTCGTAGGAGGTGACCGTGGTGAGGTCCTTCTCGCAGTTGCCGCAGTAGGGCTTGTACGGGAAGTACCCGGCGGAGCCGCTGGACCCGTCGTCCTCGCTCGCCGCGCCGGACCCCTCGGCGGCCTCGACCTCGGCCTCGTCGACGGGCTTCTGCTGCTGCTTCTTGGCGGCGGGAGCCTTCTTGGTCCGGTACTGGTCGAGGATCGCGTCGATGTCCGCGCGGTGGGCCATGGCGTGCAGGATCTGCTCGCGGTAGACGCCGGAGGTGTACTGCGCGGTCTGGCTGATCCCGTCGAACTCGACACCGAGCTCGGCGAGGGCGTCGACCATGGCGGCCTTGAAGTGCTCGGCCCAGTTCGGGTGGGCGGACCCCTTGGGCGCGGGCACGGAGGTCAGCGGCTTGCCGATGTGCTCGGCCCAGGTCTCGTCGACACCGGCGACGCCGGCGGGCACCTTGCGGTACCGGTCGTAGTCGTCCCAGGAGATCAGGTGGCGCACCTGGTGGCCCCGGCGCCGGATCTCGTCGGCGACGAGGTGCGGGGTCATGACCTCGCGCAGGTTCCCGAGGTGGATGGGGCCCGAGGGGGACAGTCCGGACGCGACGACGACCGGTTTGCCCGGGGCCCGACGCTCCGACTCCTCGATGACCTCATCCGCGAAACGGGAGACCCAGTCGGTGGTCTCAGCGCTCTGACCCACGATCGGCACGTCCTCTTTTACTGAATGGCGTTGATGGACCTCCACATTCTCCCACCCCTGGAGAGATGGCGGCGAAGCCGCCTCTCTCCAGGGGCGCGGGGAACGGCGCGACAAGCCTCCACCGGCCCGCAGCCAAAAAAACCGCTTCCCACCCCATGGGATACTGACCGTGTCTATCTGATCCCCCGAGGAGAACGGCACCCACTCCCATGGCCCCGGTCACGTCCCTCAGCGACGCCGTCAACCAGCAGCTCACCTCCGCGATCTCCGCCACCCTGCCGGAGGCCGACGCGGACCCCCTGCTCCGACGCAGCGACCGGGCCGACTTCCAGGCGAACGGCATCCTGGCCCTCGCCAAGAAGGCGAAGGCGAACCCGCGGGACCTGGCGACGCAGGTCGTGGCGCAGATCGTCACGGGCGAGCTGATCAAGGACGTCGAGGTCTCCGGCCCCGGCTTCCTGAACGTGACGCTCACCGACCGGGCGATCACCGAGAACCTCGCCGCGCGGTACGAGGACGGCGACCGTCTCGGCGTGCCCGTCAAGGACAAGCCCGGCGTCACGGTGATCGACTACGCCCAGCCGAACGTGGCGAAGGAGATGCACGTCGGCCACCTGCGCTCCGCGGTGATCGGGGACGCCCTGCGCGGCATGCTCGACTTCACCGGCGAGCGGACGATCGGCCGGCACCACATCGGCGACTGGGGCACCCAGTTCGGCATGCTCATCCAGTACCTGATCGAGAACCCGGGCGAGCTGTCCGCGGAGACCGACAAGGACGGCGAGCAGGCCATGTCGAACCTTAACCGGGTCTACAAGGCGTCCCGGGCGGTCTTCGACGCGGACGAGGAGTTCAAGGAGCGGGCGCGGAAGAGGGTCGTCGCCCTCCAGTCCGGCGACAAGGAGACCCTGGACCTCTGGCAGCGGTTCGTGGACGAGTCGAAGGTCTACTTCTACTCGGTCTTCGAGAAGCTCGACATGGAGATCCGGGACGACGAGATCGTCGGCGAGTCGGCGTACAACGACAACATGCCGGAGACCGCCCGCCTCCTGGAGGAGATGGGCGTCGCGGTGCGCTCCGAGGGCGCGCTCGTCGTCTTCTTCGACGACATCCGCGGCAAGGACGACCAGCCGGTCCCGCTGATCGTGCAGAAGGCCGACGGCGGCTTCGGCTACGCGGCGAGCGACCTGACGGCGATCAGGAACCGCGTCGTCGACCTCCGGGCGACCACGCTCCTGTACGTCGTGGACGTCCGCCAGTCCCTGCACTTCAAGATGGTCTTCGAGGCGGCCCGCCGGGCGGGCTGGCTGAGCGACGACGTCACCGCGCACAACATGGGCTACGGCACGGTGCTCGGCGCGGACGGCAAGCCGTTCAAGACCCGTGAGGGCGAGACGGTGAAGCTGGAGGATCTGCTGGACGAGGCGGTGCAGCGGGCCGCCGAGGTCGTCCGGGAGAAGGCGCAGGACCTCACCGAGGACGAGATCCAGGAGCGGGCGGCGCAGGTCGGCATCGGCGCGGTGAAGTACGCGGACCTGTCGACGTCCCCCAACCGGGACTACAAGTTCGACCTGGACCAGATGGTCTCGCTGAACGGCGACACGTCCGTGTACCTCCAGTACGCGTACGCCCGTATCCAGTCGATCCTGCGCAAGGCGGGAGACGTACGGCCGTCCGCGCACCCGGAGCTGGAACTGGCCGACGCGGAGCGGGTGTTGGGCCTGCACCTGGACGCGTTCGGCAGCACGGTCTTCGAGGCGGCGGAGGAGTACGCCCCGCACAAGCTCGCCGCGTACCTCTACCAGCTGGCCTCGTTGTTCACGTCGTTCTACGACAAGTGCCCGGTCCTGAAGGCCGACACCCCGGCCCAGGTCGAGAACCGCCTGTTCCTCTGCGACCTGACCGCCCGCACCCTGCACCAGGGCATGGCCCTGCTGGGCATCAGGACCCCCGAGCGCCTCTGACCGTCCCGTGGGCCGTCGGCCATTGTCAGTGGCTCCCCCTACAGTCACTGGCATGGCGACTCTTCCCAACCCGCTGCCCACCCTCGCGGCAGACCCGAGCGGTCGTTCGCTCGGACTCGGACTCCCTCTGGGGAGACTGATCGACGAGACGGACGAGGGGCCGTGGCACGAACCGCTGCTGTGGCATACCGAGTACGCGGCGTCCTCCGGGGCGTGGAGCGCGCTCGGTGTCCGCGCCGCGCGGGCCGGTCTGCTGCCGGTGCTGATAGAGGTCGGCGGCAGCCAGGGCGGGCCCGGGGAGTGGGAGTTGATGCCCGGGGAGATGTCGTACCCCGGGGACCACGACGCGGAGGAGGTCCTGGCGGACTTCTGGGAGTCTTACGCCGAGGATGAACTCGACGATGGCGAACTCGGCGATGACGAGCAGACGGCCGGGCCCGTCCACGGGGCCTGGCCGGGTCTGGCCGAGGCCCCCTCCGCCCTCCCCGCCGACCCCGACACACGCGCCGCGGAGACGGCGGACGCGCTCCTCGACGAGGGCTCGTGGTTCAAGGACCCGCGTCTGGCCCTGGTCCCGGCCCGCCGCAGCGCGGACATCCCGGCGGCGATCGGCTGGCCGGGCCCGCTGAACCACGAGAACGACGTGGCGCGCCTGTGCGCGGTCCTGCGCTCCTGGGAGGACCGCTTCGGCATACGCGTCATCGCCCTCGACTTCGACCAGCTGACGGTGTCCGTCGCCGCCCCGCCCACCACTCAGGAGGCCGCGGAGGCCGTCGCCGCCGAGCACTTCGCGTTCTGCCCCGACAACATCACCCAGGGCCACCACCAGACCCTGCGCGAGTACGCCGCACACCAGGTACTGGACCAGCGCGTCTGGTCCTTCTGGTGGGACTGACCGGCTTCAGGAGGCACCCAGGGCAGGGAAGGCAAACCCGAGGTCTCCCCTGAGCAAATTCCCTCTCAAGTCACGCTCGCCACCTCCGGCTCACTGAATCCCTCACTAAACTCCCTTCTCGTTTGCGGTCCTTAACAGGGGGAGGGCGCTCAGATGCCGGACGGCTTTTCCGTGGACCTCGGCGCGCTCCGCAAGGCCGCCACCGGGATCGGCACCACGCTGGACGCGATGGCCACCAAGAAGGTGAGCGACATCGACGTTCCCAAGGGCGACTTCGGGCATGACGAACTGGCCTCCGCGGTCGTCGACTTCACCGACCGGTGGAACATCGGCGTCACGCACCTGGCCTCCGACGGCTCCGAGGTCTCCGACCGGCTGAACCGCTGCGTCCAGAACTACGAGGCGGCCGAGGAACACATCCAGCTCTCCACCGAGGGCATCCTTCAGTCGCCCTCCGGCACAGACCCGGGGGCGTCCTGATGGCCGAGCTCGGCGAGACCTCGGATCCCCGCGCGCTCGTCCCCGGCAACCCGGATTCCCTGACCACGACCGCGCAGTCCCTGCTCGCCTACGGCGACGTCCTCGTCGAGGCGGGCGAAGGGCTGGCGAAGATCGACACCGTGGACGGCTGGCGGGGCCCGGCCGGCGACGCCTTCCGGGACCGCTTCCACGGCCAGCCCGCCCGGTGGACCGAGGCCGGCAACGAGTTCCACGCCGCAGCGAACGCCCTGTACGACTACCTCCACACCCTGCGGGCGGCCCAGCAGCGCGCCGCCGAGGCCATATCCCGGTACGCGCGCGGCGAGGCGGCCACCGCGAACGCCAAGAACGCCCACGACCGGCAGGTCACCGAGAGGCGCGGAAAGGGGGACAACACCGAGATCCCCTTCAACGATCCCGGTGAAGCGGACCGGGCCGGCGCCCGCGCGGATCTCGACGCCGCTCGCGGCACCGTGGACACCGCCGGGCACACCGCGGCCGCGCTGGTGCGGAAGGCCACCGAGTCCGCCCCGGAGCGCCCGGGGTTCTGGTCCAAGGTCGGCGACTTCCTCGGCGATGTCGGCGACGGGCTGGTGGACGGCGGCAAGACCGTCGTCAACGACCTCGCCTCCTTCGGCAACGCCATGGTCCAGCACCCCGGCGACAGCGCGGCGATGCTCGGCGGCATGCTCCTGGCCGGTGTCAGCGCCGGTGGTGAGGGGCTCGGCGTCGCGCTGGACGCCACCGGGGTCGGTGCCATCGCCGGTGTGCCCCTCAACGTGGTGTCCGCGGCCGGGATCGCCACGGGCGTCGGCCTGGCGGGCGCGGGAGCCGTGGACCTCGCCCAGCACGCCACGAGCGACTCCCGGGTCGAGCCCCTCCGCATGAACAGCGAGGGCTCCGGCACCGGCGGCTCCTCCCAGCAGCCGGCCTCCGACCTGATCAAGAACGGCCAGCAGTACAAGGGCACCGGCGGCCGCGCGGGAAACAACCTGCCGGTTGAGAACGGCCCGAAGGACGGCACCCTCTACAAGACGGACCCGCAGACCGGAAAAGTCACCAACTACACGACGTACGACTCCGAAGGCCGTGCGGTG
Above is a window of Streptomyces griseorubiginosus DNA encoding:
- the argS gene encoding arginine--tRNA ligase, with the protein product MAPVTSLSDAVNQQLTSAISATLPEADADPLLRRSDRADFQANGILALAKKAKANPRDLATQVVAQIVTGELIKDVEVSGPGFLNVTLTDRAITENLAARYEDGDRLGVPVKDKPGVTVIDYAQPNVAKEMHVGHLRSAVIGDALRGMLDFTGERTIGRHHIGDWGTQFGMLIQYLIENPGELSAETDKDGEQAMSNLNRVYKASRAVFDADEEFKERARKRVVALQSGDKETLDLWQRFVDESKVYFYSVFEKLDMEIRDDEIVGESAYNDNMPETARLLEEMGVAVRSEGALVVFFDDIRGKDDQPVPLIVQKADGGFGYAASDLTAIRNRVVDLRATTLLYVVDVRQSLHFKMVFEAARRAGWLSDDVTAHNMGYGTVLGADGKPFKTREGETVKLEDLLDEAVQRAAEVVREKAQDLTEDEIQERAAQVGIGAVKYADLSTSPNRDYKFDLDQMVSLNGDTSVYLQYAYARIQSILRKAGDVRPSAHPELELADAERVLGLHLDAFGSTVFEAAEEYAPHKLAAYLYQLASLFTSFYDKCPVLKADTPAQVENRLFLCDLTARTLHQGMALLGIRTPERL
- the lysS gene encoding lysine--tRNA ligase, translated to MPIVGQSAETTDWVSRFADEVIEESERRAPGKPVVVASGLSPSGPIHLGNLREVMTPHLVADEIRRRGHQVRHLISWDDYDRYRKVPAGVAGVDETWAEHIGKPLTSVPAPKGSAHPNWAEHFKAAMVDALAELGVEFDGISQTAQYTSGVYREQILHAMAHRADIDAILDQYRTKKAPAAKKQQQKPVDEAEVEAAEGSGAASEDDGSSGSAGYFPYKPYCGNCEKDLTTVTSYDDATTELSYTCNACGFSETVRLNEFNRGKLVWKVDWPMRWAYEGVVFEPSGVDHSSPGSSFQVGGQIVGIFGGQQPIGPMYAFVGISGMAKMSSSKGGVPTPGDALKIMEPQLLRWLYARRRPNQSFKIAFDQEIQRLYDEWDKLDAKVADGTALPADIAAHSRAVRTAGGELPKTARVLPYRTLASVADITAGHEDQALRILSELDPDNPLSALDEARPRYDKAEAWINTQVPADQRTIVREEADAELLKSLDEASQQSLRLLLDGLASHWSLDGLTHLVYGVPKVQAGFSADATPKELPAEIKTAQRAFFALLYQLLVSRDTGPRLPTLLLAVGQERVRALLGE
- a CDS encoding DUF4253 domain-containing protein; translation: MATLPNPLPTLAADPSGRSLGLGLPLGRLIDETDEGPWHEPLLWHTEYAASSGAWSALGVRAARAGLLPVLIEVGGSQGGPGEWELMPGEMSYPGDHDAEEVLADFWESYAEDELDDGELGDDEQTAGPVHGAWPGLAEAPSALPADPDTRAAETADALLDEGSWFKDPRLALVPARRSADIPAAIGWPGPLNHENDVARLCAVLRSWEDRFGIRVIALDFDQLTVSVAAPPTTQEAAEAVAAEHFAFCPDNITQGHHQTLREYAAHQVLDQRVWSFWWD
- a CDS encoding putative T7SS-secreted protein; this encodes MAELGETSDPRALVPGNPDSLTTTAQSLLAYGDVLVEAGEGLAKIDTVDGWRGPAGDAFRDRFHGQPARWTEAGNEFHAAANALYDYLHTLRAAQQRAAEAISRYARGEAATANAKNAHDRQVTERRGKGDNTEIPFNDPGEADRAGARADLDAARGTVDTAGHTAAALVRKATESAPERPGFWSKVGDFLGDVGDGLVDGGKTVVNDLASFGNAMVQHPGDSAAMLGGMLLAGVSAGGEGLGVALDATGVGAIAGVPLNVVSAAGIATGVGLAGAGAVDLAQHATSDSRVEPLRMNSEGSGTGGSSQQPASDLIKNGQQYKGTGGRAGNNLPVENGPKDGTLYKTDPQTGKVTNYTTYDSEGRAVKRVDLEGRPHGGVDTPHVVEYERNTNPKTGQVFVRPSNEVRAAFPWEIP